The following proteins are encoded in a genomic region of Aerococcaceae bacterium DSM 111021:
- a CDS encoding 6-phospho-beta-glucosidase: MAKGIKIVTIGGGSSYTPELIEGYIKRKDELPIDEIVLVDIEAGKEKLNIVGAMAKRMIKSAGLPWKVTLTLDRFNALKDADFVTTQFRVGLLDARVKDERIPLSHGILGQETNGAGGMLKAMRTIPVIGSIIEDMRQQCPNAWLINFTNPAGMITEAAIKEFGWDRTIGLCNVPITHCIDISEKLDVKQEDLFFQFAGINHFHWHRVWDKAGNERTQELIDLLYKEDENTPDSALKNIHDAGFNIDQIQDLGLLPCGYHHYYYSADEMLEHSIEEFKNGETRAQVVKETERDLFELYKNPELDYKPEELTLRGGTYYSDAACEVIASIYNDKRTPMVVSTQNKGAIADLPYDAVVEISADITSHGAVPYNFGSFMPAARGMLQLMKGMEETVIRAAVEGNYGAALHAFTINPLVPGGRTAKRVLDELLYAHKEHLPQFAKKIKEIETKQPDVVESVNELMKTNG, from the coding sequence ATGGCTAAAGGAATTAAAATTGTAACAATTGGTGGCGGGTCAAGTTACACCCCAGAACTGATTGAGGGGTATATAAAACGAAAAGATGAATTACCTATCGACGAAATCGTCTTAGTAGATATTGAAGCTGGAAAAGAAAAATTAAATATCGTTGGGGCAATGGCTAAGAGAATGATTAAATCAGCCGGACTTCCTTGGAAGGTAACCTTAACCTTAGATCGATTCAATGCTTTGAAAGATGCGGATTTTGTAACGACACAATTTCGAGTAGGCTTACTGGATGCACGTGTTAAAGACGAACGAATTCCATTGTCTCATGGCATTCTAGGGCAGGAAACAAATGGTGCTGGTGGAATGCTTAAAGCGATGCGTACCATTCCAGTTATCGGTTCAATCATTGAAGATATGCGCCAACAATGTCCAAATGCTTGGTTGATTAACTTTACGAATCCGGCAGGTATGATAACCGAAGCGGCAATTAAAGAATTTGGTTGGGATCGTACGATCGGTTTATGTAATGTGCCCATCACACATTGTATTGATATATCAGAGAAATTAGATGTAAAACAAGAAGACTTATTCTTCCAGTTTGCCGGAATCAACCACTTCCACTGGCACCGAGTTTGGGATAAAGCTGGGAATGAACGCACTCAAGAACTGATTGACTTACTATATAAAGAAGATGAAAATACACCAGATAGTGCACTCAAGAATATTCATGATGCGGGTTTTAACATAGATCAAATTCAAGATTTAGGATTGTTACCATGTGGCTATCACCATTACTATTATTCAGCAGATGAGATGTTAGAACATTCCATCGAAGAATTCAAAAACGGTGAGACGCGTGCTCAAGTGGTTAAAGAAACTGAAAGAGATTTATTCGAATTATACAAAAATCCTGAATTAGATTACAAGCCAGAAGAATTAACGCTAAGAGGCGGAACGTATTATAGTGATGCGGCTTGCGAAGTCATTGCATCAATCTACAATGATAAGCGAACACCCATGGTTGTATCAACACAAAACAAGGGAGCCATAGCAGATTTACCTTATGATGCGGTCGTTGAAATTTCAGCAGATATTACTTCGCATGGCGCTGTTCCTTACAACTTTGGATCATTCATGCCGGCTGCTCGAGGAATGTTACAGTTAATGAAAGGCATGGAAGAGACAGTCATTCGTGCGGCCGTTGAAGGTAATTATGGTGCTGCTTTACACGCCTTTACTATTAACCCACTTGTACCAGGTGGAAGGACTGCTAAGCGTGTCCTTGATGAATTATTATATGCCCATAAGGAACACTTGCCACAGTTTGCAAAGAAGATTAAAGAGATTGAAACAAAACAACCTGACGTCGTTGAATCAGTTAATGAATTAATGAAAACAAACGGCTAA
- a CDS encoding MurR/RpiR family transcriptional regulator: MLIVEQMKLEHFSDAEQMLVDYMTDNPQSLENMTTTALAQITHTNPTSLIRVAKKLGFKGWTDLKDAYLKEWHYLNSHYNSIDANLPFEKQDNLLSIANKLATLEHNTIQDTLSLLDYQSLLRAQEKLLKAKDIKIFGSHTNAMISQDFVTKMRRINRNVSIASAYHYIDYEAYHSTKDTCAIVISYTGENDTMLKCIDMLKERGSSVISLTSIGDNTISKLSDVTLHITTREKLYSKIANFTSNTSIIYLLDLLYAVVFTHDYDGNLDHIIKVGQTFDSRRISTDIMREK, from the coding sequence ATGCTAATTGTCGAACAAATGAAATTAGAGCATTTTTCAGATGCTGAACAAATGTTAGTAGATTACATGACAGATAATCCACAGTCACTTGAGAATATGACAACGACTGCCCTCGCTCAAATTACTCATACGAACCCAACAAGCTTAATTCGAGTTGCTAAGAAGCTCGGGTTCAAAGGTTGGACCGACCTGAAGGATGCCTACTTAAAGGAATGGCATTACTTAAACAGTCACTATAATTCCATTGATGCCAACCTACCTTTTGAGAAACAAGATAACTTGCTATCGATTGCGAACAAGTTAGCTACACTTGAACACAATACGATTCAAGATACATTGTCACTTTTGGATTACCAAAGCTTGTTACGTGCACAGGAGAAACTTCTGAAAGCAAAAGACATTAAGATTTTTGGAAGTCATACGAATGCTATGATTTCTCAAGATTTTGTTACAAAGATGCGCCGCATTAATCGGAATGTTTCAATTGCTTCTGCCTACCACTACATCGATTATGAAGCTTATCATTCGACTAAAGATACATGCGCCATTGTTATTTCATATACTGGTGAGAATGATACTATGCTTAAATGTATTGATATGTTAAAAGAGCGCGGTTCTTCAGTCATTAGTCTAACAAGTATTGGGGACAATACGATTTCTAAACTGAGTGATGTGACTTTGCACATTACAACCCGTGAGAAATTGTACTCTAAGATTGCAAATTTCACTTCCAACACATCAATTATCTACTTATTAGATTTATTATATGCAGTTGTCTTCACCCATGATTATGATGGTAATTTAGATCACATCATTAAAGTAGGGCAAACTTTTGATTCACGTCGAATTAGTACAGATATCATGAGAGAAAAATAA
- a CDS encoding ROK family protein, whose translation MTVLGAIEAGGTKFVCAVSDNALNIIERVSIPTTVPEETMEEVVRFFKQYDVDSFGIGSFGPIDVSTNSETYGYITSTPKPGWNQFDFVGYMKQAFNKPIYWTTDVNAAAYGEYKLGAARGIPSSMYLTIGTGVGGGAVINGEIFNGYSHPEMGHIKVQRHPDDNKKGACPYHGDCLEGLASGSAIEKRFGQKGTDLPETHEAWEFTAYYLAQALMNYSLILSPERIILGGGVMKQAHLLPMIQEKLEELMAGYMVLPPMSEYVQTPGLKDNAGITGCLLLAHKSI comes from the coding sequence ATGACAGTATTAGGAGCAATTGAAGCAGGGGGCACAAAGTTCGTCTGTGCTGTGTCAGATAATGCATTAAATATCATTGAAAGAGTATCCATTCCAACAACCGTTCCAGAAGAGACGATGGAAGAAGTGGTGCGGTTTTTTAAGCAATACGATGTGGATAGCTTTGGTATAGGGTCATTTGGACCGATTGATGTAAGTACAAACTCAGAAACCTACGGGTACATCACATCAACGCCAAAGCCAGGCTGGAATCAGTTTGATTTCGTTGGTTATATGAAGCAAGCGTTCAATAAACCCATCTACTGGACAACAGATGTGAACGCCGCAGCTTATGGAGAATACAAATTAGGAGCTGCGCGGGGTATTCCTAGTAGTATGTATTTAACGATTGGAACAGGAGTTGGTGGGGGAGCTGTTATTAATGGCGAAATCTTTAATGGGTATTCTCACCCAGAGATGGGGCACATAAAAGTCCAACGACATCCCGATGACAACAAGAAAGGGGCATGTCCTTATCACGGTGATTGTTTGGAAGGGCTAGCAAGTGGCTCAGCAATCGAAAAACGATTTGGCCAAAAAGGGACAGACTTACCCGAAACACATGAAGCGTGGGAGTTTACAGCTTACTATTTAGCTCAAGCTTTAATGAATTATTCATTAATCTTGTCTCCAGAACGCATTATTTTAGGTGGAGGTGTGATGAAGCAAGCTCACTTATTACCTATGATTCAAGAGAAGTTAGAAGAATTAATGGCTGGATATATGGTATTACCGCCTATGTCTGAGTATGTTCAAACACCAGGATTAAAAGACAATGCCGGGATTACTGGTTGTCTATTGTTAGCTCACAAAAGCATTTAA
- the manA gene encoding mannose-6-phosphate isomerase, class I, whose product MIILAFESVFDISYIINQNGAVNVEPIFLKPVLQEKIWGGNKLESEFKFDLPSDNIGESWSISAHPNGVSRIESPEEFKGMPFDQFYNEHRTFFGDLNDDVFPLLIKILDAKEDLSVQVHPDDVYGKEHEGELGKTECWYIIDAEPGAQIVYGHNAQTKEEFQQLVEEGRWDELLRRVPVMPGEFYYVPHGTIHAIGGGVMILETQQSSDTTYRVYDYGRTDDQGNERELHIQQSIDVSLIPHQDPDQVADATEQEGGIITHFLTNDYFKVFKWEASGDLNVPVTNDVYLATVIAGAGELIVDGKAYPLIKGNSFVTPASASEIKVKGENITLIASNPIH is encoded by the coding sequence ATGATAATATTAGCATTTGAAAGCGTGTTCGATATATCTTATATAATAAATCAGAATGGAGCTGTTAATGTGGAGCCGATTTTTTTAAAACCTGTTTTACAAGAGAAAATATGGGGTGGTAACAAGTTAGAAAGTGAATTTAAATTTGACTTACCAAGCGATAACATTGGAGAATCTTGGTCAATTAGTGCGCATCCAAACGGAGTATCTAGGATAGAGTCCCCAGAAGAATTCAAAGGAATGCCTTTTGATCAATTTTATAATGAGCACCGAACATTTTTTGGTGATTTAAACGATGATGTATTTCCATTGTTAATTAAAATTCTTGATGCTAAAGAAGATTTATCTGTTCAAGTTCATCCAGATGATGTTTATGGAAAAGAGCATGAAGGTGAATTAGGCAAGACTGAGTGTTGGTATATTATTGATGCAGAACCAGGTGCTCAGATTGTTTATGGACATAACGCTCAGACAAAAGAAGAATTCCAACAATTAGTTGAAGAAGGCCGTTGGGATGAGTTATTGCGCCGCGTACCTGTGATGCCAGGTGAATTCTATTATGTACCTCATGGAACGATTCATGCGATTGGTGGTGGCGTCATGATATTAGAAACTCAACAAAGTTCAGATACAACTTACCGAGTGTATGATTACGGGCGAACTGACGATCAAGGTAATGAACGTGAACTTCATATTCAACAATCCATTGATGTTTCATTAATTCCGCATCAAGACCCAGACCAAGTGGCAGATGCAACAGAACAAGAGGGCGGTATAATCACTCATTTCCTCACGAATGATTACTTTAAAGTATTCAAATGGGAAGCATCAGGTGATTTAAATGTTCCAGTGACGAATGACGTGTATTTAGCAACTGTCATTGCTGGTGCGGGAGAGTTAATCGTTGATGGAAAAGCATACCCATTAATAAAAGGTAATTCATTTGTGACACCAGCTTCAGCATCAGAAATTAAAGTTAAAGGTGAGAACATCACATTAATCGCATCAAACCCAATTCATTAA
- a CDS encoding YhdH/YhfP family quinone oxidoreductase: protein MDLFKALVVRKSDEEVSYEIESVEQGFLDEGTVLIKVNYSSLNYKDMLATQAKGGVIRQYPMIPGIDLSGVVVETKDDSLQVGQEVLITGFDLGVKHTGGLAEYAQVPTEWVIPLPENLSLKDAMIYGTAGFTAAQSVRALEGQGMSPKDNPNILVTGATGGVGSIALAILVKAGYNNITAMIRKDYQEAVAKELGAHEILWADDIGEKKALASQNYDYVLDTVGGDVAATLIPQIQENGSMSLCGNAAGIKLDTTVLPFILRGVNLLGINSVTASHEERQTIWSNLATDWNVVDNLKINTVKLEDVSETIKSLKEGSHIGRTVVEMD, encoded by the coding sequence TTGGATTTATTTAAAGCATTAGTTGTACGAAAGTCAGATGAAGAAGTAAGTTATGAGATTGAATCAGTTGAGCAAGGTTTTTTAGATGAAGGAACTGTTCTAATTAAAGTGAATTATTCATCGCTTAACTATAAAGATATGTTAGCAACCCAAGCTAAAGGTGGAGTGATTCGTCAATACCCAATGATTCCAGGAATTGATTTGAGTGGTGTAGTTGTCGAGACAAAGGATGACTCACTTCAGGTTGGGCAAGAAGTTCTAATTACTGGTTTTGACTTAGGAGTTAAACATACAGGGGGCTTAGCTGAATACGCACAAGTTCCAACAGAATGGGTTATTCCTTTACCAGAAAACTTATCGCTAAAAGACGCTATGATTTATGGTACAGCAGGTTTTACAGCAGCGCAATCTGTACGTGCGCTTGAAGGACAAGGAATGTCGCCAAAAGATAACCCAAACATCTTAGTGACAGGAGCAACGGGTGGGGTCGGAAGTATTGCCTTGGCTATTCTAGTCAAAGCTGGCTACAACAACATTACAGCGATGATTCGTAAAGACTATCAAGAAGCAGTAGCTAAAGAATTAGGAGCACATGAAATTCTATGGGCAGATGATATTGGTGAGAAGAAAGCATTAGCTTCACAAAATTATGACTATGTTTTAGATACAGTCGGAGGCGATGTTGCAGCAACTCTAATTCCACAAATACAAGAAAATGGTAGTATGAGCTTATGTGGAAATGCGGCTGGAATTAAGTTAGATACAACTGTCTTGCCATTTATCTTAAGAGGGGTTAATTTGCTAGGAATAAACTCTGTTACAGCAAGTCATGAGGAACGTCAAACTATCTGGAGTAACTTAGCAACGGATTGGAATGTAGTTGATAACTTGAAAATTAACACGGTTAAGTTAGAAGATGTTTCGGAAACAATTAAGTCCTTAAAAGAAGGTTCGCATATTGGGCGTACAGTTGTAGAGATGGATTAA
- a CDS encoding CHAD domain-containing protein, translating to MKKNVQGILLERLGIIKARYVDYSNNPFDKEITHDLRVSIRELRGLLNFVKPVIGQDTYDEMNDALRGGAQIFGTVRELDVLTELTEEVALEQPDLSEHFYEAFNLLEKERRKEMRRTFNKTNVQLINDAITTIQETLEELELDSELDWDKYIAKRLEKKNNTLQKAYEKVDKSDYEAVHDIRKEAKKNRYSAKYYKKVTSTKTKPYRKSAEGIQDEFGEITDAHVNYDLLTAFANEVDQKELKDLFMQIRDMVKEKITKTS from the coding sequence ATGAAAAAGAATGTACAAGGTATTTTACTGGAGCGACTTGGTATTATTAAAGCACGTTACGTTGACTATTCTAACAATCCTTTTGATAAGGAAATCACACATGATTTACGTGTAAGTATTAGAGAACTGCGAGGTTTATTGAATTTTGTAAAACCGGTTATCGGACAAGATACTTATGATGAGATGAATGATGCGCTTCGCGGCGGCGCACAAATCTTTGGAACAGTTCGCGAATTGGATGTTTTAACCGAATTAACTGAAGAAGTTGCCTTAGAACAACCTGATTTGAGTGAGCATTTTTATGAGGCGTTCAATCTATTAGAAAAGGAACGTCGCAAGGAAATGCGCCGGACATTTAACAAAACAAATGTCCAATTAATCAACGATGCTATAACAACGATTCAAGAGACACTTGAGGAATTAGAGTTGGATAGTGAGTTGGATTGGGACAAATATATTGCCAAACGCTTAGAGAAAAAGAACAATACACTTCAAAAAGCGTACGAAAAAGTAGATAAATCTGATTATGAAGCTGTTCATGATATTCGAAAAGAAGCTAAGAAAAATCGATATTCCGCTAAATACTATAAAAAAGTTACATCGACTAAGACGAAACCATATAGAAAATCAGCTGAAGGAATTCAAGATGAGTTTGGTGAGATTACGGATGCTCATGTTAATTATGACTTATTAACAGCTTTTGCAAATGAAGTAGACCAGAAGGAATTAAAAGATTTATTCATGCAAATTCGTGATATGGTCAAAGAAAAAATAACTAAAACATCATAA
- a CDS encoding CDP-alcohol phosphatidyltransferase family protein, which yields MKKSEWLAIPNLLSLLRLALIPYFVFFYLKAETQADYLFAAFIILLSGFTDYLDGYIARKYNLITNLGKVLDPFADKLTQLAIVICLIATWKYMGVLVALFVFKELSLVLCNILLYRQGVMMDGSLWYGKVATFTFYGCALFLVAFPTMNIVIANVLILMTGAVLIMAFVMYSRWFLIQLKQVKIK from the coding sequence ATGAAAAAATCAGAATGGTTGGCTATACCAAATTTACTCTCTTTGTTGCGATTAGCATTAATCCCTTATTTTGTCTTCTTTTATTTAAAAGCAGAAACTCAAGCGGATTATTTATTTGCTGCTTTTATCATCCTCTTATCTGGATTCACTGATTACTTAGATGGCTATATTGCTCGTAAGTACAATTTGATTACGAATCTTGGTAAAGTATTAGATCCATTTGCAGATAAATTAACTCAACTAGCCATTGTCATTTGTTTAATTGCCACATGGAAATATATGGGTGTGCTGGTTGCTTTATTTGTCTTTAAAGAACTAAGTTTAGTTTTATGTAATATTCTTCTGTACCGCCAAGGTGTAATGATGGATGGTTCACTATGGTATGGTAAGGTCGCAACGTTTACATTCTATGGATGCGCCTTGTTTTTAGTTGCTTTTCCAACAATGAATATTGTGATTGCGAATGTGCTGATTTTAATGACAGGGGCTGTCTTAATAATGGCTTTTGTGATGTACTCACGCTGGTTCTTAATACAATTAAAACAAGTTAAAATTAAATAA
- a CDS encoding ATP-binding cassette domain-containing protein, with the protein MIELKNINKSFKIAKRSSGFLNATKALFKKEYTEVNALQDVSFTIQPGEIVGYIGPNGAGKSSTIKVMSGVLVPDSGSCLINGLTPWENRKEHVRDIGVVFGQRSQLWWEVPVIDSFELLRDIYNIDNNEYQSTLNNLTERLNLGDLLNTPTRQLSLGQRMRCEIAASLLHSPSILFLDEPTIGLDAVSKIAVREFIKELNKTKQTTIILTTHDMQDIEALTNRILLIGNGQILLDGSLSELKEKQSQHVQIIAQFHSGKFEPLKGLALIDQQGNRGIFAVDTHLMSTSRAIEILAQQLDINTISVKQASAEELVVNLYEEFEI; encoded by the coding sequence GTGATTGAACTCAAGAATATTAATAAAAGTTTCAAAATCGCAAAGAGGTCTTCAGGCTTTTTAAATGCTACTAAAGCACTGTTTAAAAAAGAATATACAGAAGTCAACGCCTTACAAGATGTGTCTTTTACGATTCAACCGGGAGAAATTGTCGGCTACATCGGCCCGAATGGAGCGGGAAAGAGTAGTACGATAAAAGTTATGAGTGGTGTCTTAGTCCCTGATTCTGGAAGTTGTCTAATTAATGGGCTAACTCCTTGGGAAAATCGTAAGGAACATGTTCGTGATATTGGAGTTGTATTCGGTCAGCGCTCTCAACTTTGGTGGGAAGTGCCGGTCATCGATTCTTTTGAATTATTGAGAGATATTTATAATATTGACAATAATGAATATCAATCGACTTTAAATAATCTAACTGAACGATTGAATCTAGGCGACTTACTTAATACTCCTACGCGTCAACTGAGTTTAGGCCAGCGAATGCGTTGTGAGATTGCTGCGTCACTTTTACACTCTCCCTCCATTTTATTTCTAGATGAACCTACGATTGGTTTAGATGCTGTATCAAAAATCGCGGTGCGAGAATTTATTAAGGAACTGAATAAGACGAAGCAAACGACGATTATTTTAACGACACATGACATGCAAGATATCGAAGCTTTAACAAATCGGATCTTACTCATTGGGAATGGTCAAATTCTATTAGACGGTTCTTTATCTGAATTAAAAGAAAAACAAAGTCAGCATGTACAAATCATTGCTCAATTCCATAGCGGGAAATTCGAACCACTTAAAGGACTTGCATTGATTGATCAACAAGGAAATCGTGGTATTTTTGCTGTCGATACTCACCTGATGTCAACGTCGCGTGCGATTGAAATCTTGGCACAGCAATTAGATATCAATACGATTTCAGTGAAGCAAGCCAGTGCTGAGGAGTTAGTTGTCAACCTCTATGAGGAATTTGAGATATGA
- a CDS encoding ABC-2 family transporter protein, translating to MRAYLSIFRVHFISTIQYRLAAFAGILTQFAWGSMLVLMFSAFYKSNPVAFPMGLDSVTDYIWLQQALLNLFALWIFDNQIFQSVTDGQVAYELIRPLDLYNNWFAKNLAMRLARTILRCFPTLLIALLLPAPYGLSISSHFPLFFVTLILSMFLVIAFVMLIYIANFYLLSPTGIRMLVMTIGEFLTGAIIPLPFLPNSLQKGIELTPFGAMQNIPLRVYSGDLSSWTVVLPQLFWLIALISLGQWMINHALKRVVIQGG from the coding sequence ATGAGAGCATACTTGAGTATATTTCGCGTTCACTTTATTTCGACGATTCAATACCGCTTAGCTGCTTTTGCTGGTATTCTTACTCAGTTTGCTTGGGGTTCCATGTTGGTTCTAATGTTTAGTGCTTTCTACAAGTCTAACCCAGTTGCTTTCCCGATGGGTTTGGATAGTGTTACGGACTATATTTGGTTACAACAAGCTTTGCTGAATTTGTTTGCTCTATGGATTTTTGATAATCAAATATTTCAAAGTGTGACAGACGGTCAAGTAGCTTATGAGTTGATTCGTCCGTTGGATTTATACAATAACTGGTTTGCGAAAAACTTAGCGATGCGTTTAGCTCGGACAATACTTCGGTGTTTTCCAACGCTTCTTATCGCTTTGTTACTCCCAGCACCTTATGGCTTAAGTATATCCAGTCACTTCCCTTTATTCTTCGTCACGTTAATACTGAGCATGTTTCTCGTTATCGCTTTTGTCATGTTAATTTATATCGCAAACTTCTACTTGTTGTCACCAACTGGCATCCGAATGCTTGTTATGACGATAGGTGAGTTCTTAACAGGGGCTATTATTCCTTTACCATTTTTGCCTAATTCATTACAAAAAGGGATTGAATTAACGCCTTTTGGTGCGATGCAAAATATTCCTCTGCGTGTTTATAGTGGAGACCTTTCCTCATGGACAGTTGTCTTACCTCAATTATTTTGGTTGATTGCTTTAATAAGTCTTGGGCAATGGATGATAAATCATGCGCTCAAACGCGTTGTCATTCAAGGAGGTTAG
- a CDS encoding ABC-2 family transporter protein: MKLYWRYFMIHLKSQMQHKTSFLMLIVGQFLATFTAFLGMYYMMARFQQIDGFTLNEVLISFSIITLAFALAEMFARGFDSFAILIGNGEFDRMLVRPQNLVLQVLGSRNELSRIGRLIQALLIFGYVLPNSDIQWTGLKLLTLCFMIIGGVIVFSSLFLLYASLCFFTIEGLEFINIFTDGGREFGQYPFSIYGEAVLKFLTFIVPLALVQYYPLLFLLGRSQNTFFVFVPLIACLFIFPCYGMWRFGLKHYQSTGS; encoded by the coding sequence ATGAAATTATATTGGCGTTACTTTATGATTCATTTAAAAAGTCAGATGCAACACAAAACATCTTTCTTGATGCTCATTGTTGGACAATTTTTAGCAACGTTCACCGCTTTTTTAGGGATGTATTACATGATGGCACGCTTCCAACAAATTGATGGCTTTACTTTGAATGAAGTATTAATCAGTTTTTCAATTATTACTCTAGCCTTTGCTTTAGCAGAAATGTTTGCTCGTGGCTTTGATAGTTTCGCGATTCTCATTGGTAATGGCGAGTTTGATCGGATGCTTGTTCGTCCTCAAAATCTAGTGCTCCAAGTATTAGGTTCACGAAATGAGTTATCTCGAATTGGTCGCTTGATTCAAGCGCTATTGATTTTTGGCTATGTTTTACCTAATAGTGACATTCAATGGACAGGTCTGAAATTACTCACGCTGTGCTTTATGATTATCGGTGGAGTTATTGTCTTTTCTTCCTTATTTTTACTCTATGCGAGCTTATGCTTTTTTACGATTGAAGGCTTGGAATTTATCAATATTTTTACCGATGGTGGGCGTGAATTTGGCCAATACCCTTTTAGTATTTACGGGGAAGCCGTTTTAAAATTTCTAACCTTTATTGTGCCCTTAGCCTTAGTTCAGTATTATCCTCTTCTCTTTTTACTGGGGCGTAGCCAGAATACTTTCTTTGTCTTTGTGCCGCTGATTGCCTGTTTATTTATTTTTCCTTGTTATGGGATGTGGCGCTTTGGGTTAAAACACTATCAATCCACTGGATCTTGA
- a CDS encoding DUF1232 domain-containing protein, translated as MKTTKSSKTTLGKFIKALFKKETPTYIKGIVGVALAYTIFPLDVLPDIFGPLGFADDAAVIGVLTTVAMTLLDNFYEKQTGVSKVNPQQHIKSAEVIHD; from the coding sequence ATGAAAACAACAAAATCATCGAAAACAACTCTAGGTAAATTCATCAAAGCCCTATTCAAAAAAGAAACACCAACGTATATTAAAGGTATTGTCGGAGTGGCCTTAGCCTATACGATCTTCCCCTTGGATGTCCTGCCAGATATCTTTGGTCCTTTAGGTTTCGCTGACGACGCTGCAGTTATTGGTGTATTAACAACAGTGGCAATGACTTTACTAGATAACTTTTACGAGAAACAAACTGGGGTATCAAAAGTAAACCCTCAACAACATATTAAATCGGCTGAAGTCATTCATGACTAA